A DNA window from Engystomops pustulosus chromosome 10, aEngPut4.maternal, whole genome shotgun sequence contains the following coding sequences:
- the PTPRF gene encoding receptor-type tyrosine-protein phosphatase F isoform X7 has protein sequence MVPYSPQTQLIVLALLLCSAINTNADSEPVFIRKPDDQIGISGGVASFVCQATGDPKPRITWMKKGKKVSSQRFEVIEFDDGSGSVLRIQPLRVHRDEAIYECTATNSVGEINSNAKLTVLEEEQVPHGFPVIDMGPQLKVVEKTRTATMLCAASGNPDPEISWYKDFLPVDTATSNGRIKQLRSGALQIESSEESDQGKYECVATNSAGTRYSAPANLYVRVRRVAPRFSIPPSSHEVMPGGSVNLTCVAVGAPMPYVKWMAGLEELTKEDEMPVGRNVLELTNIRESANYTCVAISSLGMIESVAQITVKALPKPPVAVTVTETTATSVTLTWDSGNPEPLSYYVIQYKPKASEGPFQEVDGVATTRYSIGGLSPYSEYEFRIIAVNNIGRGPPSEVVEAQTGEQAPSGPPLNVQARMLSASTMIVQWDPPEEANGQIRGFRVYYTSDPHLPFNMWQKHNVVDNLLTTIAGLTTGITYSIRVLAFTSVGDGPPSDMVQVKAQQGVPAQPVNFQAEAESDTRIMLTWRYIQQERIVSYELVYWEGQDGLQQKLTFAPSSSYAVEGLKPDTLYNFQLAASSSMGLGVYTPVIQARTAQSTPSAPPQKVECTSLSSTSIRVSWVAPPVSSRNGALTRYSLAYQAVAGEDTSRHVVDSIPPEFSSWEIKDLEKWTEYRVWVRAHTDVGAGPESPVFIVRTDEDVPSAPPRKVEVDSVNSTSVKVTWKSPIPTKQNGQIRGYQVTYVRLEGGEPRGNPVIKDVMLAEAQEAVITGLSAETTYSITVAAYTTKGDGARSKPKVVTTTGALPGRPSIGISTTIQNTALVQWHPPREVMGELQGYRLQYKRTDEERFITMDFGKNEHHYTLTKLHKGATYIFKLSAKNRAGYGEEAEKEISTPEDVPSGFPQNLQVVGLTTSTTELSWDPPVLSERNGKITNYTVVYRDINSPQDLTNVTRDRHITLVNLKPDTTYDIKVRARTSKGQGPLSPSIQSRTMPVDQVFAKNFRVNAVMKTSVLLSWEVPDSYKSAVPFKILYNNQNVEVDGQSMRKLINNLQPDTEYSFVLMHRGSSAGGLQHRVSIRTAPDVLQSKPSSNSKYMEDGKFTLLLPRVQTSSPVRWYYIVVVPLDSSRSLSTRQSPEEMELEQILDAINQGSRRQKRQASKSQPYIAARLNTLPESFTLGDSKEYNGFVNKPLSDQLSYTCFVLAALEDGDTKKYAASPYSDEIVVQVSSLKQQEEPEMLWVMGPVLAVILIIIIVIAILLFKRKRTNSPSNKEDQAPGVKESLLGHSSDPVELRRLNYQTPGMRDHPPISINDLAEHIDRLKANDGLKFSQEYESIDPGQQFTWENSNLEVNKPKNRYANVIAYDHSRVILTSVDGVPGSDYINANYIDGYRKQNAYIATQGPLPETLSDFWRMVWEQRTSTIVMMTRLEEKSRVKCDQYWPSRGTETYGMIQVTLVDTVELATYTVRTFALYKNGSCEKREIRQFQFMAWPDHGVPEYPTPILAFLRRVKACNPTDAGPMVVHCSAGVGRTGCFIDIDAMLERVKLEKSVDIYGHVTCMRSQRNYMVQTEDQYIFIHEALLEAVMCGNTEVPARSLYAHIQKLSQVPPGESVTSMELEFKLLANSKAHTSRFISANLPCNKFKNRLVNIMPYEISRVCLQPIRGVEGSDYINASFIDGYRQQKGYIATQGPLAETTEDFWRMLWEHNSTIVVMLTKLREMGREKCHQYWPAERSARYQYFVVDPMAEYNMPQYILREFKVTDARDGQSRTIRQFQFTDWPEQGVPKTGEGFIDFIGQVHKTKEQFGQDGPITVHCSAGVGRTGVFITLSIVLERMRYEGVVDMFQTVKTLRTQRPAMVQTEDQYQLCYRAALEYLGSFDHYAT, from the exons GAGcgttgcagattgaaagcagtgaAGAATCAGACCAGGGGAAGTACGAATGTGTGGCCACCAACAGTGCCGGGACCCGCTACTCCGCTCCGGCTAATCTCTACGTGCGTG TCCGGCGCGTGGCCCCGCGGTTTTCTATTCCACCCAGTAGCCATGAAGTCATGCCTGGAGGCAGCGTGAACTTGACTTGTGTCGCTGTTGGTGCTCCTATGCCTTACGTGAAGTGGATGGCCGGTCTAGAAGAACTTACCAAGGAAGATGAGATGCCTGTAGGACGGAATGTTCTTGAACTGACCAATATTCGCGAATCTGCCAATTACACCTGTGTGGCTATTTCCTCTCTGGGTATGATCGAGTCTGTAGCACAGATTACTGTGAAAG CATTGCCAAAGCCGCCCGTAGCTGTCACAGTAACAGAGACCACGGCCACTAGCGTCACCCTGACGTGGGATTCAGGGAATCCAGAGCCACTTTCCTATTACGTGATCCAGTATAAACCCAAAGCCTCTGAAGGGCCTTTCCAGGAGGTTGATGGTGTTGCTACAACTCGTTACAGCATTGGTGGGCTCAGCCCATACTCCGAATACGAGTTTCGCATCATTGCAGTTAACAACATTGGTCGTGGACCTCCGAGTGAAGTGGTAGAAGCCCAGACTGGAGAACAGGCGCCTTCAGGTCCTCCTCTGAACGTCCAAGCTCGTATGCTCAGTGCTAGTACTATGATCGTGCAATGGGATCCTCCCGAAGAAGCCAATGGACAAATAAGAGGCTTCAGAGTCTATTACACTTCAGACCCACATTTACCTTTTAACATGTGGCAAAAGCATAACGTGGTGGACAATCTTCTGACAACCATTGCAGGACTGACCACCGGGATCACTTACAGTATCCGTGTCCTGGCATTCACATCAGTGGGGGATGGGCCACCTTCAGATATGGTCCAGGTTAAGGCGCAGCAGGGAG TTCCAGCACAGCCGGTTAATTTCCAGGCAGAAGCTGAATCTGACACAAGGATTATGCTGAcctggcgctatatacagcaAGAACGCATCGTCTCATATGAACTTGTGTACTGGGAAGGGCAGGACGGGCTACAA caaaaattgaCGTTCGCCCCATCCTCTTCCTATGCGGTTGAGGGGCTGAAGCCGGACACTCTGTATAATTTCCAGCTTGCCGCCAGCTCTTCTATGGGGCTTGGCGTTTACACACCAGTGATCCAAGCCCGGACAGCACAGTCCA CGCCATCAGCTCCGCCGCAGAAAGTGGAGTGCACCAGCCTTAGCTCCACCTCTATCCGGGTAAGTTGGGTGGCTCCGCCAGTCTCCAGCCGCAATGGAGCTCTAACCCGCTACTCTCTGGCCTATCAAGCGGTGGCTGGGGAGGACACATCCCGGCACGTTGTGGACAGTATCCCACCAGAATTCTCCAGCTGGGAGATCAAGGATCTGGAGAAATGGACTGAGTACAGAGTTTGGGTGCGAGCTCATACAGACGTAGGGGCCGGGCCTGAGAGCCCCGTGTTCATTGTGCGGACAGATGAGGATG TGCCCAGTGCACCGCCAAGGAAGGTTGAAGTAGACTCTGTGAATTCCACATCAGTGAAAGTGACCTGGAAGTCTCCAATTCCAACCAAGCAGAATGGTCAGATACGGGGCTACCAAGTGACCTATGTGCGCCTGGAAGGTGGGGAGCCCCGGGGGAACCCTGTTATTAAGGACGTCATGTTGGCAGAAGCTCAG GAAGCTGTGATAACTGGGCTGTCTGCAGAAACCACTTACTCCATCACTGTAGCTGCGTACACTACTAAAGGAGATGGTGCTAGGAGCAAACCCAAAGTAGTCACCACTACAGGAGCCC TTCCCGGGAGGCCAAGTATAGGGATTAGTACAACCATTCAAAACACTGCCCTGGTCCAGTGGCATCCGCCTAGAGAGGTGATGGGAGAGCTGCAGGGATACCGCCTGCAATATAAGCGCACGGATGAGGAGAGGTTCATCACTATGGACTTTGGAAAGAATGAACATCACTACACGCTGACCAAGCTCCACAAGGGTGCCACCTACATCTTCAAATTGTCTGCCAAGAACCGTGCGGGTTATGGGGAGGAGGCGGAGAAGGAGATCTCTACTCCTGAGGACGTGCCTAGTGGCTTTCCTCAAAACTTGCAAGTTGTTGGACTGACCACATCCACAACAGAACTATCCTGGGATCCTCCAGTTCTCTCAGAACGCAACGGAAAGATCACAAACTACACAGTGGTCTACCGGGATATCAACAGCCCACAGGATCTGACCAACGTCACCCGAGACAGGCACATTACGCTTGTCAATCTCAAACCAGACACTACCTATGATATTAAAGTCAGGGCAAGAACAAGTAAGGGGCAGGGGCCTCTAAGTCCCAGCATACAGTCCCGCACCATGCCCGTGGACCAAG TATTTGCAAAAAACTTCAGAGTGAACGCGGTGATGAAGACGTCGGTTCTGCTGAGCTGGGAAGTTCCTGACTCTTACAAATCAGCTGTGCCTTTCAAG ATTCTGTATAACAACCAGAATGTAGAAGTGGACGGCCAATCCATGCGTAAACTGATAAACAACCTTCAGCCAGACACAGAATATTCCTTTGTACTGATGCATCGAGGCAGCAGCGCCGGCGGCCTGCAGCACCGAGTGTCTATCCGTACAGCGCCCGATGTCCTGCAGAGCAAGCCATCATCTAATAGCAAGTACATGGAGGACGGGAAGTTCACTCTGCTCTTGCCTCGAGTGCAGACGTCTTCTCCGGTGAG GTGGTATTACATTGTGGTCGTTCCACTGGATAGCTCCAGGAGCCTGAGTACACGGCAAAGTCCTGAGGAGATGGAACTGGAACAG ATCTTGGACGCCATTAATCAGGGATCTCGTCGGCAAAAGAGACAAGCAAGCAAGAGCCAGCCATATATAGCTGCACGGCTGAACACGCTCCCCGAATCATTCACCCTGGGTGACAGTAAAGAGTATAATGGCTTTGTAAACAAGCCTCTGAGCGACCAGCTAAGCTACACCTGCTTCGTGCTGGCAGCGCTGGAAGATGGCGACACG AAGAAATATGCCGCCAGCCCATACTCCGATGAAATTGTGGTACAAGTATCTTCATTAAAGCAACAAGAGGAACCGGAAATGCTGTGGGTGATGGGTCCAGTCCTTGCCGTCATTCTTATCATCATCATTGTCATTGCTATTCTTCTCTTCAAGAG GAAAAGAACCAACTCTCCGTCTAATAAAGAGGATCAGGCACCAGGGGTCAAAGAATCTCTTCTGGGCCATTCATCGGATCCGGTGGAGCTAAGGCGTCTCAACTACCAGACCCCAG GTATGAGGGACCATCCCCCCATCTCCATCAATGACCTCGCTGAGCACATAGACCGTCTGAAGGCCAACGATGGACTCAAGTTCTCGCAGGAATATGAG TCCATTGACCCCGGTCAGCAGTTCACATGGGAGAACTCTAACCTAGAAGTGAACAAACCAAAGAATCGCTATGCAAATGTAATAGCATACGACCACTCCCGGGTCATCCTGACCTCAGTGGATG GAGTCCCTGGCAGTGATTACATCAATGCCAACTACATCGATGGCTACAGAAAACAAAATGCCTACATCGCCACACAAGGCCCATTACCCGAGACCTTGAGCGACTTCTGGCGCATGGTGTGGGAGCAGAGGACGTCCACCATCGTCATGATGACTCGTCTAGAGGAAAAGTCCAGG GTAAAGTGTGACCAGTACTGGCCGAGCCGTGGCACCGAGACGTACGGAATGATCCAAGTCACCCTAGTGGACACAGTAGAACTTGCCACATACACAGTGAGGACGTTTGCCCTCTATAAG AATGGATCCTGTGAAAAACGAGAAATCCGCCAGTTCCAGTTCATGGCGTGGCCAGACCATGGGGTCCCGGAGTACCCGACACCCATCCTGGCCTTCTTACGAAGAGTGAAAGCCTGCAACCCCACAGACGCCGGCCCTATGGTTGTTCACTGCAG TGCTGGTGTGGGCCGGACGGGATGTTTCATAGACATTGACGCCATGCTCGAGAGAGTAAAGCTGGAGAAGTCTGTGGACATCTATGGGCACGTGACCTGCATGCGCTCCCAGCGAAACTACATGGTGCAGACGGAGGACCAGTACATCTTCATCCACGAGGCTTTACTAGAGGCAGTGATGTGCGGAAACACGGAAGTGCCGGCACGCAGCCTGTATGCACATATCCAGAAACTGTCTCAGGTCCCTCCGGGAGAGAGCGTCACCTCCATGGAGCTAGAGTTCAAG ctTTTGGCCAACTCCAAGGCTCACACCTCCCGCTTTATCAGTGCCAACCTACCATGCAACAAGTTCAAGAATCGGCTAGTGAATATCATGCCATACGAGATAAGTCGTGTGTGTCTTCAGCCCATACGCGGAGTGGAAGGGTCGGATTATATTAACGCCAGTTTCATAGACGGATACAG GCAGCAGAAAGGGTACATTGCCACTCAGGGACCCCTGGCAGAGACCACCGAGGACTTCTGGCGCATGCTTTGGGAACATAATTCTACCATTGTGGTGATGCTGACGAAGCTGCGGGaaatgggccgg GAGAAGTGTCATCAGTACTGGCCGGCAGAGCGCTCTGCCCGCTACCAGTATTTTGTTGTGGACCCCATGGCTGAATATAACATGCCCCAGTACATCCTCCGCGAGTTCAAAGTGACAGATGCGAGG GATGGACAGTCTCGGACAATCAGGCAGTTCCAGTTCACAGATTGGCCCGAGCAAGGAGTGCCAAAAACAGGAGAAGGCTTCATCGACTTCATTGGACAAGTGCATAAGACCAAGGAGCAGTTTGGACAGGACGGACCCATCACAGTCCACTGCAG TGCTGGCGTGGGCCGGACCGGAGTCTTCATCACTCTCAGCATTGTCCTGGAGCGGATGAGGTATGAAGGAGTGGTAGACATGTTCCAGACTGTGAAGACTCTAAGAACACAGCGACCGGCCATGGTACAGACAGAG GACCAGTACCAGCTGTGCTACAGAGCCGCGTTGGAGTACCTAGGCAGCTTTGACCACTATGCAACATAA